One stretch of Caloenas nicobarica isolate bCalNic1 chromosome 2, bCalNic1.hap1, whole genome shotgun sequence DNA includes these proteins:
- the LOC135986304 gene encoding oxygen-regulated protein 1-like encodes MGSSSRSQIFSVSSDKESSNGNNQNDNNSDSSYAPDNHGVGGNQLVTGEELSVAQYEDDIEKSVHLNQDGSITVEMKVRLRIKEEETIKWTTTVSRAGLSDDKNATICNSAMHAEECLSVVNVSECTKPKDTPFLKSYKKEEEDSLRQFNAELLDKESELELKTAGCNSCKNNSTDPDISDVPEDNIRPRFYRPPTPGPRRVRQKKAVVESVTLVSEKEVQEKTIGEFSYSEEIQNGENTSEYCMVAHSSRKKSSVSNLKFSEMSDNDLLKLSSENIKEEMVFKVSHKSNDLTETTNSKTLEVPDKDELAQNILEKSFVEQGTYNSLVSTCKATFSGFTPSSKIYQAARPGSADHIHESCNIKQIRRSLSSFISYSELCPSKEETKGKAAVLLPISQDSVHSACARYSQMKMMEPPCSKAPPEKINPTTGFFPTVTESENQISVRTESVMSTHLIDDSQSASSLTKKKKKRKSSHFLEQGTCENQGDKDISGIIKSEGVHITSKPTQDYTTKVMDSYSEMPQKKGMNFFVKNNDGSVNSDKNTHPEDEFYHQDSGEQNGLPSDKKPRSKTNKLAKVKLKSGKKNSIVSSTKTEDGLVTVDSNNECEHSQETLSTEKEGTQLTTSSFEQTSNSPLISKPFSEVPKNLNFEKGKENNILENLSSKKEKKQKGMKKNTSKVANKLNMSESAITLEALKQEDFPEEVVEHSLENYVQTWLKNLLPNPVLPPINKKEGNVENSNVCHFPKENTDASIDKETRFITNTLHVTGKNHLVEQNLTKKPLKPICELGNLEESAKDSSEKQTDSLIHASTTIVEEAKYSLKSEFHNDDKLHFFNETHGNDKWTSETDIQDSNLSQRKKSEVAVQVDCTIVNEKMGIDVQNNCMSSMLLHELQSTLLGLQKEHSGCIGKACHLSDLSPSAFGSSSNVLLAWLLVLNLRESLIGTFKDDMQKTTCSCSEIFMQLQFLKQTTVIEKVDELKAAFLHFQQSTENNLLHLGEGLKKQDSRRCHENMPISDIHNGIPVHENEKPVESCIPKNSVNSEEDVKLPGELESCFDIQKDLCRETETLDLGASETQLDGQCADTNSNTCILALAIEPPERNEEMPDSLCKKYQDKNTDIAFTDEESETSVEPNSTVHSVTSNDKNCILDQDTSELEGEKDIIHVSTDKSEDEKVDPKSAGNDKKPNNQLKLAAETSAECNEEYSVREDQKDTESHEETSERFSTISPLSFCYESKQITECDMSEGEQKLQVEELENKMCSDTSQLTKCFKSPATSDWSDYRPDTEESDYNFRASSDLTNESGEEAVLEKHYNTGYVKRTIERLYGKTEASFKPDFHRGFPYMSKVFQKDTEELHYTVVEKNIYFSKEPRSCSAEKLSHSSPASQEFPVNTNKEDTILRKENTSLPTPQCTLNREEAIYTNDCSGESTKQHCQPRVQANDDEGILIDKGKWLLKENHLIRRSPPERTGMYGNLDTTSTDTVLDTNSDDVPYSHFGNLNQYPILNEISSSELEDMAKPSENFCNYFNIPHNSDSDPFQDDLSMKSKPSRNGKIASLPAANKEKIKPSIMVGSTSTHASTQADNNFPPLNDEPVQSQPTGISNASRSDLQEEDSLDKLHAICGQHCPILMVMVTPINEEQRGCAYQKASDIENQLGPRLLAKKSKQWLGEDLITDKNNDVSLKNNCINKIANNIFNRFYANNTLDFMKKKRKKKKFTFVQ; translated from the exons ATGGGCTCTAGCTCAAGATCTCAGATATTCTCAGTTTCTTCTGACAAAGAGTCCAGCAATGGTAACAACCAAAATGATAACAACTCAGATTCTTCCTATGCTCCTGACAATCATGGTGTAGGAGGAAATCAGTTAGTTACTGGTGAAGAATTATCTGTGGCACAGTATGAAGATGACATTGAGAAATCGGTTCACCTTAATCAAGATGGCAGTATCACAGTGGAAATGAAAGTTCGACTCAgaattaaagaggaagaaaccaTTAAATGGACAACCACTGTAAGTCGTGCTGGCCTTTCTGATGACAAAAATGCCACCATTTGTAACTCTGCAATGCATGCAGAAGAATGCTTATCTGTTGTAAATGTATCAGaatgtacaaaaccaaaagatactccatttttgaaaagctacaaaaaagaagaggaagactcATTACGCCAATTCAATGCAGAACTGTTAGACAAAGAATCAGAGCTTGAGTTAAAAACTGCTGGTTGTAATAGCTGTAAGAACAATTCTACAGATCCAGACATAAGTGATGTACCAGAGGATAACATCAGACCTCGCTTTTATAGGCCTCCCACTCCTGGGCCAAGGCGTGTTAGACAAAAGAAAGCAGTAGTTGAAAGTGTCACCTTGGTATCTGAGAAAGAGGTTCAGGAGAAGACAATAGGAGAATTTTCCTACAGTGAGGAAATACAGAATGGAGAAAATACATCTGAGTATTGCATGGTAGCCcattcaagcagaaaaaaatcaagtgtcAGTAATCTTAAGTTTAGTGAGATGAGTGACAATGATTTATTAAAGCTTTCTTCAGAGaatataaaagaagaaatggtttTTAAAGTAAGCCACAAAAGTAATGATTTAACAGAAACCACAAATAGTAAGACATTAGAAGTTCCTGACAAGGATGAATTGGCACAGAATATATTAGAGAAATCATTTGTGGAACAAGGTACATATAATAGTTTAGTATCAACCTGCAAAGCCACCTTCAGTGGTTTCACACCATCATCAAAAATTTACCAGGCAGCTAGGCCAGGTTCAGCAGACCACATCCATGAGTCATGTAATATTAAACAAATAAGAAGATCACTGAGTTCATTCATTAGTTATTCAGAATTATGTCCatcaaaggaagaaacaaaaggcaaagcTGCTGTCTTACTACCTATTTCTCAAGATTCAGTGCATTCAGCCTGTGCTAGATACAGCCAAATGAAGATGATGGAACCTCCATGTAGTAAAGCTCCTcctgagaaaataaatccaaCAACTGGATTCTTTCCTACTGTTACTGAAAGTGAGAATCAAATCAGTGTCAGGACTGAATCTGTGATGTCAACACATCTCATTGATGACAGCCAATCTGCATCTTCCCTCaccaaaaagaagaagaaaagaaaatcctctcACTTTCTAGAGCAAGGTACATGTGAAAATCAAGGAGATAAAGACATTTCAGGGATAATTAAAAGTGAGGGAGTGCATATCACAAGCAAACCCACACAGGATTACACAACGAAAGTTATGGATAGTTATTCTGAAATGCCTCAGAAAAAAGGAATGAacttttttgtaaaaaacaatGATGGGTCTGTCAATTCAGACAAAAACACACATCCTGAAGATGAATTCTATCACCAGGATTCAGGGGAACAAAATGGACTACCATCTGATAAAAAACCAAGAAGTAAAACCAACAAGTTGGCCAAGGTAAAATTAAAGTCAGGCAAAAAAAATAGTATCGTTTCATCTACAAAGACTGAAGATGGTCTAGTGACAGTTGACTCAAATAATGAATGTGAACACAGTCAGGAGACACTGAGTACTGAGAAAGAAGGCACACAGCTCACAACCAGTTCTTTTGAACAGACATCTAACTCACCATTGATTTCAAAGCCATTTTCAGAAGTGCCAAAGAATCTCAACTTcgaaaaaggcaaggaaaacaatattttggaaaatttgtcatcaaagaaagagaaaaagcaaaaggggatgaagaaaaatacaagtaaaGTTGCAAATAAGTTAAATATGTCAGAGAGTGCTATTACACTAGAGGCTCTAAAACAGGAGGACTTTCCCGAGGAGGTTGTTGAGCATTCACTTGAAAACTATGTCCAAACTTGGTTGAAAAACTTGTTACCAAATCCTGTCTTGCCTCccataaataaaaaagaagggaaTGTAGAGAATAGCAATGTCTGTcattttcccaaagaaaataCTGATGCTTCTATAGATAAAGAAACAAGATTTATCACAAATACACTGCATGTGACTGGAAAAAACCATCTGGTTGAACAGAatctaacaaaaaaaccattaAAACCTATTTGTGAATTGGGAAATTTAGAAGAATCAGCCAAGGATTCAAGTGAAAAACAGACTGACTCTCTGATTCATGCTAGTACAACTATAGTAGAAGAAGCTAAGTATTCACTGAAGTCAGAATTTCATAATGATGATAAGCTacacttttttaatgaaacacatgGCAATGATAAATGGACATCAGAAACTGACATTCAAGATAGCAACCTgagtcaaaggaaaaaatctgaagttgCCGTTCAAGTTGATTGCACAATTGTCAATGAGAAAATGGGAATTGATGTTCAGAATAATTGCATGTCTAGCATGTTGCTGCATGAACTGCAATCAACTTTGCTTGGTCTCCAGAAAGAACATAGTGGCTGTATAGGAAAAGCTTGCCACCTTTCAGATCTTTCTCCTTCAGCTTTTGGTTCTTCCTCCAATGTCCTCCTAGCTTGGCTACTTGTACTGAATCTGAGAGAGAGTTTGATTGGGACATTCAAAGATGATATGCAAAAAACTACCTGTAGctgttctgaaatatttatgcagTTACAATTTCTGAAACAAACTACAGTCATAGAAAAAGTTGATGAACTGAAGGCTGCCTTCTTGCATTTTCAACAATCGACAGAAAATAACTTGTTACACTTGGGGGAGGGACTCAAAAAGCAGGACTCCAGACGTTGTCATGAGAATATGCCCATATCTGATATTCATAATGGTATTCCTgtgcatgaaaatgaaaaaccagTTGAGTCTTGTATTCCAAAGAACAGTGTAAATTCTGAAGAAGATGTAAAATTGCCCGGTGAATTGGAAAGCTGTTTCGATATACAGAAAGATCTTTGTAGAGAAACAGAGACTTTAGACTTGGGTGCTTCCGAAACACAGCTAGATGGTCAATGTGCCGATACTAATTCAAATACCTGTATCCTTGCATTAGCTATAGAACCAcctgaaagaaatgaagaaatgcctGATAGCCTATGTAAAAAGTACCAAGATAAAAACACTGATATAGCATTCACTGACGAGGAGTCAGAAACTTCAGTAGAACCCAACTCGACAGTTCATAGTGTAACTTCTAATgataaaaattgtattttagaTCAGGATACTTCTGAGTTAGAAGGTGAAAAAGATATTATACATGTTAGTACTGATAAAAGTGAAGATGAGAAAGTGGATCCAAAGTCAGCAGGTaatgacaaaaaaccaaataaccAACTTAAACTAGCTGCTGAAACCTCTGCAGAATGTAATGAGGAATATTCTGTACGTGAAGACCAGAAAGATACAGAATCTCATGAAGAAACCTCTGAGAGGTTCTCCACGATCTCTCCATTATCATTTTGTTATGAATCAAAGCAAATTACAGAATGCGACATGAGTGAAGGAGAACAGAAATTGCAAGTAGAAGAACTAGAGAATAAAATGTGTTCAGACACTTCTCAGTTGACAAAGTGTTTTAAAAGTCCTGCTACTTCAGACTGGTCAGATTATAGACCAGATACTGAAGAGAGTGATTATAACTTCAGAGCATCCAGTGATTTGACTAACGAAAGTGGAGAGGAAGCAGTACTTGAAAAACATTATAATACTGGCTATGTAAAAAGAACTATTGAACGACTTTATGGCAAGACGGAAGCTTCATTTAAGCCTGACTTTCACAGAGGATTTCCTTATATGtcaaaagtatttcaaaaggaTACTGAAGAATTACACTATACAgtggtggaaaaaaacatttatttttcaaaagaaccTAGGTCTTGTTCTGCAGAGAAATTGTCACATTCTTCACCAGCATCACAAGAATTTCCAGTAAACACAAACAAAGAAGACACTAtattgagaaaagaaaatacttctttacCAACACCACAATGTACTCTGAACAGAGAAGAGGCAATTTATACTAATGACTGTTCAGGGGAATCTACAAAGCAACATTGTCAGCCTAGAGTACAAGCTAATGACGATGAAGGAATATTGATAGATAAAGGCAAATGGCTTCTCAAAGAAAATCATTTGATAAGAAGATCACCCCCTGAACGGACTGGAATGTATGGTAATTTGGATACAACATCAACAGACACAGTCCTTGATACTAACAGTGATGACGTTCCATACTCACACTTTGGCAATCTGAATCAGTACCCAATCCTCAATGAAATCTCTTCTTCAGAACTTGAAGACATGGCTAAACCCTCTGAAAATTTTTGCAATTACTTCAACATACCTCATAATAGTGATTCAGACCCCTTTCAGGATGACTTAAGTATGAAAAGCAAACCTAGCCGCAATGGTAAGATcgcttcccttcctgcagcaaacaaagaaaagatcAAACCATCAATCATGGTAGGTTCTACTTCCACACATGCTTCTACGCAGGCTGATAACAATTTTCCA CCTTTAAATGATGAACCCGTACAGTCTCAGCCAACTGGCATTAGTAATGCTAGCAGAAGTGATCTTCAGGAAGAAGATTCTCTGGATAAACTTCATGCTATATGTGGACAACATTGTCCAATACTGATGGTGATGGTAACGCCAATTAATGAGGAACAGAGAGGATGTGCCTACCAAAAGGCATCTGATATTGAGAACCAACTGGGTCCACGTTTGTTGGCCAAAAAGAGCAAACAATGGTTGGGGGAAGATTTaataacagacaaaaataatgatGTGTCTTTGAAGAATAACTGTATCAATAAGATTgccaataatatttttaataggttTTATGCTAATAACACCTTAGATTTTAT gaagaagaagaggaagaagaagaagtttACATTTGTACAATAG